The genomic segment CTATCTTTTCACGCTCCGCCTGCGATAAATCCGCCAGCACTTTCTCCATGGAAAGCGCCCTCCGGCGCTCTATTTTATCCTTTAAATCCAGCATGTGTCCGGCAGATTTCCGGTAAGCCGCCGCATCAAAATCTTCTGCCAGGATAATATTCTTCAACTCTTGTTTGCCCGCGCGCATTTCCTGGAAAACCGGTTGCATTTGCGCCCTGTTTTCCTCCATGGACTGTCTTAGTTTCTGGCGTATCTCCGGGGAAACGGCCTGTGAGGAGGGCAAAAAATGTGCCTTCATTTTGTAGGCCATTCCAACCCCCGCCCCCGCCAACACAAGATTAAGGAGAAGCGACCCCGTAAAAATAATCTTGAATGCCCTGCTCATAACCAGTCTCCTTCTTCAATATTCAGGAACGACAAAAACTCATTCTCCAGCCCCACATATTCGCCGGAAAATCCCAGCCCGAGCAAAAGCCCTAAAACCGCACTGACCGCAAAAGCGTAAGCCGGATCTGGCAAAAGGAACATGTTTCGGATTTCCGTCCACAAAAAGACCCGGGCAGATGCCGTGCGCTGACGGCTCATCCGGATAATCCTGTCCGCCAGATCCCCCGTCGCCTTCGGAACATACCGGCTTTTCAACCGGTCATCGAGATCATAATCATCCATGCCTTTCCCTCCTTTCAATCTTTTGCTCCCGCATCAAACGATCCCGCAAGCCCGTTTTTGCCCGCATCAAAAGAGACTCCAGCGCCTTAAGTCCCACCCCTAAAATATCGGCAGCCTCTTTATTGCTCAACCCTTCGTAAAAACATAAATTCAGCGCCGCCTTTTGCTGAACCGGCAAAAGCTGAATAGCCGATTCCAGATGGGCCTGCGCTTCGCGTTTTTCCATTTCGGCATCCTGCCCGGCGCGCTCATCCGCCCATTGGTCCATGATATCCGTCGGCGCAAGTTTTATACGCTTCCGTGCAACATCAATCGCGCCATTCGTTACAATCCGGTAGAACCATGTCGTAAACCTGACGCCGCGCGCCGAATTCCAGATATCCGGCTTGTTCCAGATCTTCAAAAAGGCCTCCTGCACAACATCCTCCGCCTCCGCACGATCCAGAATCATTCGATACGCGAGTCCGTAAAACCGGTCCGCATGCCGCCGGACCAGAACGGAAAAAGCCTGATGGTCCCCGCCGGAAACCAGCGCCATCAGGCTTTCGTCTGTTTTTTCATCCGTATTTTTCGGCATGGCCGGATGACCCCGTCCGGTTATTCTTCGCTCTCATCCTCCTGCCGTTCTTCCCATTTCTGGCGACGGTTTTTCATTTTTTCCTTCATCTTTTCACGGGACTTTCGCGCTTCGTCTTTTGTGATTTCTCCATCGCCGTTTTCATCCATTTTCTGGAAGTGTTTTTCAGCGCCGGACAAAAACTCGTCTTTGCTGACCACGCCATCGCCGTTTGTGTCTTTTTGCGCAAACATGTCTTTCCCCGGATGAGGGCCGCCATTCCGCCCGCCTTCCGCGAAAGCAGGAAGGGCCTGCAATGCCAAAACAGCCGCGCCTAAAAGGATAATTTTTTTATGCATGATTTAAGCTCCTTAATCGTTTGTTTGATGCACTTTGATGATTGGTTCGTGGAAGTAATACGCGGGAAAAAACGAAACCCTTCGAAAAAAATCAATTTTTGCGGCCATATTTTTTAAGGCCGCGAAAAGTATAAGCCAGCAAAATAAACACCCATAGCCCGAACAAGGCCGCTTCAGGAAGTCTCATCCAAAAACCGGCCAAACCGACCAACCCCAGAAAAGCCGCCACAACCAGAATAAGCGGCGTCGCTTTTTCCGGTGAAATACCCCGATCCAGAATACGGTGATGCAGGTGATCGCGATCCCCTTCGAAAGGATGCTGCCGGCGGCGCAACCGAACGAAAAACAGGGCAAAAAGATCCATCACCGGCACCGCCAAAAGCCAGATGATAGACACAGGCGCAAGTGCGGCAGGCTGACCGGTAACCGCGCTTTGCGACAGGGTGATGCAAAACCAGCCCAGCAAAAGCGCCAGCGCCAGCGCCCCGGAATCGCCGATAAAAATTGACGCTTTTCTTCGCCAGGGATGGCGCATATTAAACACCAGAAAAGCCAGAAGCGGCGCGAGCAGAAAAGACAAGACCACCACGTAATTCCACAAGCCCGCTCGCCCGCAGGCCAGAATCAGCAGGAAAACAACACCGGCGCAATAACCGCCGGACAACCCGTCCAGCCCGTCCATCATGTTCAGGGCATTCATCAAAACCATGAAGCACATAATGGTAAAAGGAACAGAAAACCACCCCGGGTAGATTTCCCCAAAGCCTAAAAGATTCCCCATGGTATGAAGCTGCACCCCGCCGACCACAACAATGAAGACGGAAACGGCAAACTGCAAAACGAAACGAACCCACGCCGGCAAAATGAAAGCGTCGTCCAGCGCCCCCATAACCAAAACAGCAAATAAACCCAGAAGAAGGGAAAGCGGCACGATGTCCTGAAAGCCCCCCAACCATGACAATGCGGCAAACACGGGCAGGATAACCAGCCCTCCGATAGGCGGAACGCCTCCTTCATGCGTTTTGAGCACGCCGGGCCTGTCCACAAAACCCGCGCGAAGAGCGATCTTCCGTCCTACAGAAAAAAGGAACAGGGAAAGCACAAAACCGGAAAGGAATAAAAAAGCCATCATCAGGCTTTAAAATCTATGGCCCGTCCAGCGCTCCGTCAAGGCTGGCGTATAATGCCTCCACTTCTCCTCCGAACGCGAAGACGGAAACGGCGATAACGAGCGCGATCCCGGCCGCGATCAGACCATATTCAACCGCTGTGGCCCCTTTTTGGCTCTCCAGCCAGTTTCGAAGAATACAGAATACAAAAGACATCCTGCTATTATAGCACAACATTCCTCCCGATTTCCCATTTATCTCGATTTGCGGGATTTTTTAGCGCAGCGGTCCAAAAACCGCTGTGCGGAAAGCGCGTAAACCGTATGAGAAGGCAGGGAAACAGGGCCGCCACGGAGTTGGTCGGCCAGCAAATGCGCCGCCGCCAAAGACCCGATAATGCCGTGAGAGCCTAAAGCCGTGAGCACATATACATGTTTTTGCCCCGGCACGGGGCCAACAACAGGGAAACGGTCTGCCGCAGAACAGCGGAACCCCGCCCGGCCGCCAAGCACAGTCCACCTGTTAGCGGGTAAAGACGGAACAGCCCCTTCCAGACGTTCCAGATTATACCGGTGGTCTTCTTCCCGTATCTGCGGATCATGAAGCCATTTCTGAAAGGTGGCCCCCACAACATGCACCCCTTCCACCGGCGCGCAGATATGGCCCCCGTAACAGATATTCGTCTTCAGGTTTTTGGAAATTTCCGTCTGCCGCACGGAGGTTCCCTGCCCGCGGACGGTATGGACGGGGAGCCATTCCAGAACATCGAATCCCCGCACCGCCTCACCGCACGCCAGGATAACCGCATCGGCATCCATATGGCCCGGATCTTCAACAGGCCCGCTCATATCCTTTTCGATACCTTCCGCATAGGCCGCGCAGAGCTTTCGCATATCGACGCTGCCCGCATCCGGTAAATAAAGCGCCCCCTCCCCTAAGGGAATGCCGGAAACATCAGACGCCTCCGCCGCCGTCAAAAGACGCATATGGTCCGGGTGCCACAGCCAGTTCTGCGCCGTACGGGGCAGCCGTTTTTGCTTGACCTCCGGGTGAAGCAAGTGAAGCCCCCCGCAAGGATAATGGCCGACATCCTCAAATCCCTTCATCGCCCGAACGACTTGCGCAAACCCTGAAACAAAAAAACCGGATTCCGCATCGCGCTGCCCTGTAAATCGCGGGTTATACAGGGAAGGAAAAACGTCCGGCGCCTTTTCCGGCGATACGTCTTGCGACGGCTGCCAGCCGTAGAGAGCAGGCGTGAAGCCATATTGCTTCAAAACCCAGGCGCAGGCCGTTCCTGCCAGCCCGCCCCCAACAACAGCGATTTTTTTGGGCCGCGTTCCGGCAGGGAGAGAGGTCCCTGTCCCGGTAAAACGCCCTGCCAGCATATCGCGCTTCCGGCCAAAACCGGGACGTTTTTGAACATTGAACCCCGCTTCGCGCAAGCCCCTCTTGACGTCCCCTGCCGCCGTGAAGGTCGCAAAAGAAGCGCCGGAAGCGCTCAATCTGGCCATCTCCCGAAAAACCGTTTCGCTCCACATCTCCGGATTTTTGGCTGGCGTAAAACCATCCAGAAACCATGCATCCACACAGGCGTTCACCTGCGGCAGTCCCTCGTTTACGTCATCAAAAACAAGCGTCAGGGCCACACGGCGGTCAAAAACGATGCGGTGAAACCCGGCGGCGCGCAGCGGGTACTGCGCCAGAAACTTGTCCATATAAGGCCCCAGTTCCTCGGCCCACGGCAAAAGCGCTGCCCTGATTTCCGTTGGTGACAACGGGAATTTTTCAATCGACACGAAATCCAGAAAAGTGCCCGGCGCTGCTGTCTCATCGAACAGCTTCCAGACAGCCAAAAAATTCAGCCCTGTTCCAAAACCGGTTTCCCCGACCGTAAAATGATCCCGGCCCTGTCCAAGGGCTTGAAAAGCCCCGGGAAGACCGTTACCTTCTATAAATACGTGCTGCGTTTCCGCCAGCCCGTCATGGTCAGAAAAATAAACGTCATCGAACTCTTTTGATCTCAGCGGCTGTTTCATTCAAAAATTTAAGTTTAAAGGTAAAATATGACCGACAACCCTCTCTTACAGGATTTTGATCTCCCCCATCAAGCCCCGCCTTTCGACCGGATTGACGAAGACCACTATCTTCCCGCCGTAAAGGCCGCCATCGCGGAAGCCCGGAAAAATATCGCCGCCCTGAAAGAAAATCCGGAAGCGCCCGACTTTAAAAACACCATTGTCGCGCTGGAAACTTCTTCCACGCATTTGGGGACCGTCACAAGCATTTTTTACAACCAGCTTTCCGCCGCCGGAACGGACGGGCTGGAAAAACTCGCCGAAGAGATAGGCCCCTTAAGTTCCAACTTCAGCAGCGACATTGCACTGGACCCCGATATTTTTGCACGGGTCAAAGCCGTCTATGATGCCCGGGAAGGATTGGGACTGAACGTGGAAGAAGCGACTCTTCTGGAAGACACGTATAAAAGTTTCGTGCGCGGCGGCGCATTGCTGAATGACAGGGACAAAGCCCGCCTGCGAGAGATTAACGAGGAAATGTCCGTCCTTGGCCCGGCCTTTATGAACAATGCCAAAAAATCCGCCGATTTGTTTTCACTTGTTATCGAAGACGAAAACGACCTCGACGGATTGCCGCAAAGCGCCGTTGCAGGCGCCGCCCACATGGCCGAAGAAAAAGGCATGCCCGGCAAATGGCTCTTTACGCTGGATTACCCCAGCTACGTTCCTTTTGTCACGTACGCCGACAACCGCGATTTGCGGGAAAAAATCTGGCGGGCCTTTTCAAACAAAGCCTACGGCGATGAATTTGACAATTGCGGAAATATTTTAAAAATTGTGACTTTGCGCGACGAGCGGGCCAGGCTTCTGGGATATAAAAACCATGCCGCTTATGTTCTGGAACGCCGCATGGCGGAAAATTCCGAAACGGTCATGGATTTTCTGGACCGGCTCCTGAACGTCTACAAACCCGCCGCCGAAGAAGACCTCAAACGCCTGCGCGACTTCGCCAAAGAGACGGACGGTCTGGAAAACCTGCAGCCCTGGGATATCGGTTATTACAGCGAAAAGCTCAAACAAAAGCTGTTCGCTTTTTCTTCCGAGGATTTGCGCCCCTACTTTCCGCTCGAGAATGTCTTAAAAGGCACCTTCGCCCATTTCAGCAAATTGCTGGGGCTGCGTTTCGAACCCTCCAAAGCCTATCCGGTCTGGCATGAAGATGTCGGGGCTTATGAAGTTTATGATAAAGAAACAGATAAATTCATGGGGATATTATATGCCGATTTCTTCCCCCGCAGCGGGAAAAAACAGGGCGCATGGAAAACCGCCTACCGCAACCAGGGGTTGGAAGACGGAGAAGTAAAACGCCCGATTGTGGCCATTGTCTGCAACTTTACCAAGCCCACAAAAGACACGCCCTCCCTTCTGACCTTCGAGGAAGTCTCCACCCTGTTTCACGAAATGGGCCATGCTACCCATGCCCTGCTCTCCGATGTCACCTACGCGTCCCACGCCGGCACCTCCGTTCTTTGGGACTTTGTGGAGCTCCCGTCTCAGGTGCAGGAAAACTGGGCCTATCAGAAAGAAGCGCTGGACCTCTTTGCCGCCCATTACAGAACAGGCGAAAAAATCCCGGCCCAACTCATTGAAAAATTAAATAAAGCCAAGAACTTTATGGTCGGCTGGAGCGGGCTGCGCCAAACCGGCTTTTCCCGGATGGATATGGCATGGCACATG from the Rhodospirillales bacterium genome contains:
- a CDS encoding periplasmic heavy metal sensor, with product MSRAFKIIFTGSLLLNLVLAGAGVGMAYKMKAHFLPSSQAVSPEIRQKLRQSMEENRAQMQPVFQEMRAGKQELKNIILAEDFDAAAYRKSAGHMLDLKDKIERRRALSMEKVLADLSQAEREKIARRFLDRLGNGPKRPSGYHRKAPPAGD
- a CDS encoding sigma-70 family RNA polymerase sigma factor produces the protein MPKNTDEKTDESLMALVSGGDHQAFSVLVRRHADRFYGLAYRMILDRAEAEDVVQEAFLKIWNKPDIWNSARGVRFTTWFYRIVTNGAIDVARKRIKLAPTDIMDQWADERAGQDAEMEKREAQAHLESAIQLLPVQQKAALNLCFYEGLSNKEAADILGVGLKALESLLMRAKTGLRDRLMREQKIERRERHG
- a CDS encoding EF-hand domain-containing protein, with translation MHKKIILLGAAVLALQALPAFAEGGRNGGPHPGKDMFAQKDTNGDGVVSKDEFLSGAEKHFQKMDENGDGEITKDEARKSREKMKEKMKNRRQKWEERQEDESEE
- a CDS encoding undecaprenyl/decaprenyl-phosphate alpha-N-acetylglucosaminyl 1-phosphate transferase, which translates into the protein MAFLFLSGFVLSLFLFSVGRKIALRAGFVDRPGVLKTHEGGVPPIGGLVILPVFAALSWLGGFQDIVPLSLLLGLFAVLVMGALDDAFILPAWVRFVLQFAVSVFIVVVGGVQLHTMGNLLGFGEIYPGWFSVPFTIMCFMVLMNALNMMDGLDGLSGGYCAGVVFLLILACGRAGLWNYVVVLSFLLAPLLAFLVFNMRHPWRRKASIFIGDSGALALALLLGWFCITLSQSAVTGQPAALAPVSIIWLLAVPVMDLFALFFVRLRRRQHPFEGDRDHLHHRILDRGISPEKATPLILVVAAFLGLVGLAGFWMRLPEAALFGLWVFILLAYTFRGLKKYGRKN
- a CDS encoding Flp family type IVb pilin codes for the protein MSFVFCILRNWLESQKGATAVEYGLIAAGIALVIAVSVFAFGGEVEALYASLDGALDGP
- the mnmD gene encoding tRNA (5-methylaminomethyl-2-thiouridine)(34)-methyltransferase MnmD, with product MKQPLRSKEFDDVYFSDHDGLAETQHVFIEGNGLPGAFQALGQGRDHFTVGETGFGTGLNFLAVWKLFDETAAPGTFLDFVSIEKFPLSPTEIRAALLPWAEELGPYMDKFLAQYPLRAAGFHRIVFDRRVALTLVFDDVNEGLPQVNACVDAWFLDGFTPAKNPEMWSETVFREMARLSASGASFATFTAAGDVKRGLREAGFNVQKRPGFGRKRDMLAGRFTGTGTSLPAGTRPKKIAVVGGGLAGTACAWVLKQYGFTPALYGWQPSQDVSPEKAPDVFPSLYNPRFTGQRDAESGFFVSGFAQVVRAMKGFEDVGHYPCGGLHLLHPEVKQKRLPRTAQNWLWHPDHMRLLTAAEASDVSGIPLGEGALYLPDAGSVDMRKLCAAYAEGIEKDMSGPVEDPGHMDADAVILACGEAVRGFDVLEWLPVHTVRGQGTSVRQTEISKNLKTNICYGGHICAPVEGVHVVGATFQKWLHDPQIREEDHRYNLERLEGAVPSLPANRWTVLGGRAGFRCSAADRFPVVGPVPGQKHVYVLTALGSHGIIGSLAAAHLLADQLRGGPVSLPSHTVYALSAQRFLDRCAKKSRKSR
- a CDS encoding M3 family metallopeptidase: MTDNPLLQDFDLPHQAPPFDRIDEDHYLPAVKAAIAEARKNIAALKENPEAPDFKNTIVALETSSTHLGTVTSIFYNQLSAAGTDGLEKLAEEIGPLSSNFSSDIALDPDIFARVKAVYDAREGLGLNVEEATLLEDTYKSFVRGGALLNDRDKARLREINEEMSVLGPAFMNNAKKSADLFSLVIEDENDLDGLPQSAVAGAAHMAEEKGMPGKWLFTLDYPSYVPFVTYADNRDLREKIWRAFSNKAYGDEFDNCGNILKIVTLRDERARLLGYKNHAAYVLERRMAENSETVMDFLDRLLNVYKPAAEEDLKRLRDFAKETDGLENLQPWDIGYYSEKLKQKLFAFSSEDLRPYFPLENVLKGTFAHFSKLLGLRFEPSKAYPVWHEDVGAYEVYDKETDKFMGILYADFFPRSGKKQGAWKTAYRNQGLEDGEVKRPIVAIVCNFTKPTKDTPSLLTFEEVSTLFHEMGHATHALLSDVTYASHAGTSVLWDFVELPSQVQENWAYQKEALDLFAAHYRTGEKIPAQLIEKLNKAKNFMVGWSGLRQTGFSRMDMAWHMTDPAAIKDVAEFEDKATEDSRLFPRLAGPMSASFSHIFAGGYAAGYYSYKWAEVLDADTFALFEEKGLYDRETARRYVKEILSKGGSEPPQTLYRRFRGRDADPDALLHREGLL